A genome region from Jeongeupia sp. HS-3 includes the following:
- a CDS encoding glycosyl hydrolase family 18 protein: protein MSQFNRFALAAIPAALIAAHAYAAPAWQEGQTYTAGTVVSYSGSDYQALVTHTAYVGANWNPAASPTLWTLTSTGTPTPTPAPTPAPTPTATPTPAPTPAPTPAPTPSGCTAWANTAVYTAGQCVSHNGATYKAKWWTQNNVPGTEQYGPWELQGTTAPTPAPTPAPTPAPTPAPTPAPTPAPTPAPTPAPTPAPTPAPTPAPTPAPTPAPTPSAGKQVGTYFAEWSIYGRKFFLKNVQDSGQAAKLTFLNYSFANVYKQGDGTYKCDASITRAENGNGDGGDAWASYTKGFAANESVDGVGDAWGADGVGALKGNFNQLKKLKAKNPQLKALISLGGWSWSKWFSAASATDAGRKALVSSCIDQYIKGNLKYDSGSNAGGPGTGAGVFDGIDIDWEYPGVQGIGYNTVSADDTKNFNLLLKEFREQLDAYGATNGKKYLLTVAIGGGADKIATTEPGEYTKYLDWVNIMTYDYNGAWAAKGPTDFHSHLYADPNSPNYIDPKTGKPGLGATYNTDSAVTALLAAGAPAAKLHIGVPFYGRGWTGVTNANNGLYQAATGAAAGTYEAGYEDYKVLKNAAGTLHVHPVTKQSYKFDGKTFWSYDTPADIQTKIDYAKSKGMGGIFSWEVDGDTTDGELVSAMAKIRN from the coding sequence ATGTCGCAATTCAATCGTTTTGCCCTTGCCGCCATTCCGGCTGCGCTGATCGCCGCTCACGCCTACGCCGCTCCGGCTTGGCAGGAAGGCCAGACCTACACCGCCGGTACTGTCGTGTCGTACAGCGGCAGCGATTACCAGGCGTTGGTGACGCATACCGCCTACGTGGGCGCCAACTGGAACCCGGCCGCGAGCCCGACGCTGTGGACGTTGACCAGCACCGGTACGCCTACTCCGACGCCAGCTCCTACCCCAGCTCCGACTCCGACTGCCACCCCGACGCCCGCACCTACGCCAGCGCCGACCCCTGCACCTACGCCGAGCGGCTGCACCGCCTGGGCGAACACTGCCGTCTACACCGCGGGCCAGTGCGTGAGCCACAACGGCGCGACCTACAAGGCCAAGTGGTGGACGCAGAACAACGTCCCGGGTACTGAACAGTACGGCCCGTGGGAACTGCAAGGCACAACAGCACCGACCCCGGCTCCGACCCCAGCTCCGACCCCAGCTCCGACCCCGGCTCCGACCCCGGCTCCGACCCCGGCTCCGACCCCGGCTCCGACCCCGGCTCCGACCCCGGCTCCGACCCCGGCTCCGACGCCGGCTCCGACCCCGGCTCCGACCCCGGCTCCGACCCCGAGCGCCGGCAAGCAAGTGGGTACCTACTTTGCTGAATGGTCGATCTACGGTCGCAAATTCTTCCTGAAGAACGTTCAGGACAGCGGCCAGGCAGCCAAGCTGACCTTCCTGAACTACTCGTTCGCCAACGTCTACAAGCAAGGCGACGGCACCTACAAGTGCGATGCCAGCATCACCCGCGCCGAGAATGGCAACGGCGACGGCGGCGACGCGTGGGCGTCGTACACCAAGGGCTTTGCCGCCAACGAATCGGTCGACGGCGTGGGCGATGCCTGGGGCGCCGATGGCGTGGGCGCACTGAAAGGTAACTTCAATCAGTTGAAGAAGCTGAAGGCCAAGAACCCGCAACTGAAGGCGCTGATTTCGCTCGGCGGCTGGAGCTGGTCCAAGTGGTTCTCGGCGGCTTCGGCCACCGATGCCGGCCGCAAGGCACTGGTGTCGTCGTGCATCGACCAGTACATCAAGGGCAACCTGAAGTACGACTCGGGCTCGAACGCGGGTGGTCCGGGCACCGGTGCCGGTGTGTTCGATGGTATCGACATCGACTGGGAATACCCGGGCGTGCAGGGCATCGGTTATAACACCGTGTCCGCTGACGATACGAAGAACTTCAACTTGCTGCTGAAGGAGTTCCGCGAGCAACTTGATGCCTACGGCGCAACGAACGGCAAGAAGTACCTGCTGACCGTGGCGATTGGCGGTGGTGCCGACAAGATCGCGACGACCGAACCGGGCGAATACACCAAGTATCTCGACTGGGTCAACATCATGACCTACGACTACAACGGCGCTTGGGCTGCCAAGGGTCCGACCGACTTCCATTCGCACCTGTACGCAGATCCGAACAGCCCGAATTACATTGATCCGAAGACCGGCAAGCCGGGCCTGGGCGCGACCTACAACACCGACAGCGCCGTTACCGCGTTGCTGGCTGCAGGCGCACCGGCCGCCAAGCTGCACATCGGCGTTCCGTTCTACGGCCGCGGCTGGACCGGTGTCACCAACGCCAACAACGGTCTGTACCAGGCGGCAACCGGTGCGGCAGCGGGCACTTACGAAGCGGGTTACGAGGACTACAAGGTGCTGAAGAACGCCGCCGGCACCTTGCATGTCCACCCGGTGACCAAGCAGTCGTACAAGTTCGACGGCAAGACCTTCTGGTCGTACGACACCCCGGCCGATATCCAGACCAAGATCGACTACGCCAAGTCCAAGGGCATGGGCGGCATCTTCAGCTGGGAAGTTGACGGTGACACCACCGACGGCGAGCTGGTCTCGGCCATGGCCAAGATCCGCAACTAA
- a CDS encoding chitinase — translation MSYFNRFALAAIPAALIAAHAYAAPAWQEGQTYAVGTVVSYSGSDYQSLVTHTAYVGANWNPAASPTLWKLVSAGTPTPAPTPAPTPAPTPAPTPAPTPAPTPAGCTAAAWSSTTAYNGGATVSYNGRTYSAKWWTQGDVPSSSVGDGKPWNDLGVCGPVAPTPAPTPAPTPAPTPAPTPAPTPAPTPAPTPAPTPAPTPAPTPAPTPAPTPAPTPAPTPAPTPAPTPAPTPAPTPAPTPTPSGDLPKHALIGYWHNFTNPSGPTIRIKDVTDDWDVIMLSFGDDAGNGAVAFNLDPNAGTEAEFIADIAAKRAKGKKVVLSLGGQEGRMTLNTRENVTNFVNSLHGIITKYGLDGIDLDLESGAGVVLGTPIINNLITAMKELKAKVGPTFYLSMAPEHPYVQGGYVAYSGIWGAYLPIIDGLRDDLNMIHVQYYNNGGLWTPYGQLNEGTVDGLVGGSLMLIEGFKTVGGAGWEFKGLRPDQVAFGVPSGRSSANTGFVTVDVINKTMNCLTKLVDCGTVKPKQAYPTARGVMTWSINWDKHDGYNFSAPVKAHLKTLP, via the coding sequence ATGTCTTATTTCAACCGTTTTGCCTTGGCTGCCATCCCGGCGGCGCTGATTGCCGCTCATGCTTATGCCGCTCCGGCATGGCAAGAAGGCCAGACCTATGCCGTTGGTACCGTTGTGTCGTATAGCGGCAGCGATTACCAGTCGCTGGTGACACATACCGCCTACGTTGGCGCCAACTGGAACCCGGCGGCGAGCCCGACGCTGTGGAAACTGGTCAGCGCCGGTACGCCGACGCCAGCCCCCACGCCAGCCCCCACGCCGGCTCCGACGCCAGCACCGACTCCCGCACCGACCCCCGCGCCGACGCCAGCAGGCTGCACCGCGGCCGCATGGTCGTCGACGACCGCGTACAACGGCGGGGCAACCGTCAGCTACAACGGTCGCACCTATTCGGCCAAGTGGTGGACGCAGGGCGACGTGCCGTCGAGCAGCGTGGGTGACGGCAAGCCGTGGAATGATCTGGGCGTGTGTGGCCCGGTGGCGCCGACGCCAGCCCCGACTCCGGCGCCGACCCCAGCTCCAACCCCGGCTCCGACGCCAGCTCCGACCCCAGCTCCGACCCCAGCGCCGACCCCAGCGCCGACCCCAGCGCCGACCCCAGCTCCGACCCCAGCTCCGACCCCAGCTCCGACCCCAGCGCCGACCCCAGCGCCGACCCCAGCGCCGACCCCAGCGCCGACCCCAGCGCCAACCCCGGCGCCAACCCCGGCGCCAACCCCGACTCCGTCGGGTGATCTGCCCAAGCATGCGCTGATCGGCTATTGGCACAACTTCACCAATCCGAGCGGCCCGACGATCCGGATCAAGGATGTGACGGACGACTGGGACGTGATCATGCTGTCGTTCGGCGACGATGCCGGTAACGGCGCGGTGGCGTTCAACCTCGACCCGAACGCCGGCACCGAGGCCGAGTTCATCGCCGACATCGCCGCCAAGCGCGCCAAGGGCAAGAAGGTCGTGCTGTCGCTCGGCGGCCAGGAAGGCCGGATGACGCTGAACACGCGCGAGAACGTGACCAACTTCGTCAACAGCCTGCACGGCATCATCACCAAGTACGGTCTCGACGGTATCGACCTCGACCTCGAAAGCGGTGCCGGCGTCGTGCTCGGCACACCGATCATCAACAACCTGATCACCGCGATGAAGGAACTGAAGGCCAAGGTCGGCCCGACCTTCTACCTGTCGATGGCACCGGAGCATCCGTACGTGCAGGGCGGTTACGTTGCCTATTCGGGCATCTGGGGCGCCTACCTGCCGATCATCGATGGCCTGCGTGACGATCTGAACATGATCCACGTCCAGTACTACAACAACGGCGGTCTGTGGACGCCTTATGGTCAGCTCAATGAAGGCACGGTCGACGGTCTCGTCGGTGGTTCGCTGATGCTGATCGAAGGCTTCAAGACCGTCGGTGGCGCGGGCTGGGAATTCAAGGGCTTGCGTCCGGATCAGGTCGCCTTCGGCGTACCGAGCGGCCGTAGCTCGGCCAACACCGGTTTCGTCACCGTCGACGTCATCAACAAGACCATGAACTGCCTGACCAAGCTGGTCGATTGCGGCACGGTGAAGCCCAAGCAGGCTTATCCGACCGCGCGTGGCGTGATGACCTGGTCGATCAACTGGGACAAGCACGACGGCTACAACTTCTCGGCGCCGGTCAAAGCGCACCTGAAGACGCTGCCGTAA
- a CDS encoding PhzF family phenazine biosynthesis protein encodes MQYSFFLINGFAERRGSGAPLAAFVVDALPDETTMRQLAYQLNLPEVVFVTRNADAIHIATPQFTLPFSGLSLLAAATALKQETGRYPESLPGRYGPIQLSHDDDTCWFRAWAERTHPPTAGTMELATALGIDAREIAGTPLVVDTGLEQLLVPVRSRQAVLQAAPHPALLAQLAGNGQHIAQMAVWHRDGDIAMLRFFSSDSFSIYEDFGAGSAVANLGGWLLATGCALPCRIKVEQGHTIHRPNTRLSVLHLHIGADRAINVGGHVWIVGHGQVEL; translated from the coding sequence TTGCAATACTCGTTTTTCCTGATTAACGGTTTTGCCGAGCGCCGCGGCTCCGGCGCCCCGCTGGCCGCCTTCGTTGTAGATGCCTTGCCGGACGAAACCACGATGCGGCAACTGGCCTACCAGCTGAACCTGCCCGAGGTCGTTTTCGTCACCCGCAACGCCGATGCCATCCACATCGCAACGCCCCAATTCACCCTGCCTTTCTCGGGGTTATCGCTGCTCGCCGCCGCCACGGCGCTCAAGCAGGAGACCGGGCGATACCCGGAAAGCCTGCCCGGCCGTTACGGGCCGATACAGTTGTCACATGACGACGACACTTGCTGGTTCCGGGCGTGGGCCGAACGCACCCATCCGCCAACCGCGGGGACGATGGAGCTGGCGACGGCACTCGGCATCGATGCGCGCGAGATCGCCGGCACCCCCTTGGTGGTTGATACCGGACTGGAGCAACTGCTCGTTCCGGTACGCTCGCGCCAGGCAGTGCTACAGGCGGCACCGCATCCGGCCTTGCTGGCGCAACTGGCCGGCAACGGCCAGCACATCGCCCAAATGGCCGTGTGGCACCGCGACGGCGATATCGCGATGCTGCGTTTTTTCAGCAGCGATTCGTTCAGCATTTACGAGGATTTCGGCGCCGGCAGCGCTGTGGCCAATCTTGGCGGCTGGTTGCTTGCGACCGGATGCGCGCTGCCCTGTCGGATCAAGGTCGAACAGGGTCATACCATCCACCGCCCCAATACGCGTCTGTCGGTACTGCACCTGCACATTGGTGCCGATCGCGCGATCAACGTCGGCGGCCATGTCTGGATTGTGGGCCACGGCCAGGTCGAACTGTAG
- the ppc gene encoding phosphoenolpyruvate carboxylase has translation MSVLEPIAEKDLPLARDLDLLSRVLADTIREQTGADAADQIHAIRELALKYVQGHDPAAGLALARALSTLDLPAAMALVRGFSSFSHLSNIAEDLHHNRRRRAHKVLGSAPQRGSIAAAIESLGARGVKPAEILSLLNETLIVPVLTAHPTEVKRKTILDCHRAVGELLAERDRSQMTPEELQANQEALERVLITLWQTREIRTVKLRVQDEIENGTTYFRNSFLHEVPRLMLDLEDKLAALCGKKVELPNFLQVGSWIGGDRDGNPFVTAEVMRYAVSRQSGVALDYYYQQCQKLEGELSMSTRLVQVDQTLQTLAEKATPEERAHKGEEPYRLAVAYISARIFATAVKIGTFHHTLHDVARAEPYKSAQELAADLAVIANSLKAHGAAKLGQGRLRRLQRAISVFGFHLAPVDMRQNSAIHDKVIAELFEKSGLEDYLKLDEASRRVVLLRELASPRPLICPYIDYTADTQKEIDIYRAAAEIQSLYGEAVLPNYIISNCESVSDILEVAVLLNEVGLVQLAPTTVAKINIIPLFETIPDLRICGEIMTELFAIPQWRQMLGCRGGVQEVMLGYSDSNKDGGYLTSNWELYKAEQTLVKVFDAAGFKMRLFHGRGGTVGRGGGPAYDAILAQPAGSVAGQIRITEQGEVIAAKYADREVGRRNLEILVAATLEASLPKHNGEPTDDPASLALMDDLSAHAYRAYRDLVFATPDFVTYFREATPINEIPSLNIGSRPAARKATNSIGDLRAIPWVFSWSQCRLMLPGWYGFGTAVTEYLDAAGDDGLETLRRLYRDWPFFTSTISNMEMVLAKSDIAIAARYSELVNDQDLARRIFGRIKAEWQRAVDVVKAITEHEELLADNPMLSRSLDNRLPYLDPLNHLQVELLKRLRGGDESEEVQHAVHLTINGIAAGLRNSG, from the coding sequence ATGTCTGTACTAGAACCGATTGCCGAGAAAGACCTGCCGCTTGCGCGTGATCTGGACCTTCTGTCCCGCGTGCTGGCCGATACCATCCGTGAACAAACCGGTGCCGATGCCGCCGATCAGATCCATGCGATCCGGGAGCTGGCACTTAAATACGTGCAAGGGCACGATCCGGCGGCCGGTCTGGCGCTGGCGCGAGCATTGTCGACACTGGATCTGCCCGCTGCCATGGCGCTGGTTCGTGGCTTCAGTTCTTTCTCGCACCTTTCAAATATAGCAGAGGATCTGCACCATAATCGCCGTCGTCGTGCGCATAAGGTGCTGGGGTCGGCGCCGCAACGCGGCAGCATTGCCGCGGCGATCGAAAGCCTCGGTGCGCGCGGCGTCAAGCCGGCCGAGATTCTCTCGCTGCTGAACGAAACGCTGATCGTGCCGGTGCTGACGGCGCATCCGACCGAGGTGAAGCGCAAGACCATTCTCGATTGCCACCGCGCCGTCGGCGAACTCTTGGCCGAGCGCGATCGCAGCCAAATGACGCCGGAAGAGCTGCAAGCCAATCAGGAGGCGCTCGAGCGCGTACTGATCACGCTGTGGCAAACCCGCGAAATCCGTACCGTCAAACTGCGCGTACAGGATGAAATCGAAAACGGCACCACCTATTTCCGCAATTCCTTCCTGCACGAAGTGCCGCGGCTGATGCTTGATCTGGAAGACAAGCTCGCCGCCTTGTGCGGCAAGAAGGTCGAACTGCCGAACTTCCTGCAGGTCGGCAGCTGGATCGGCGGCGATCGCGACGGCAACCCTTTCGTGACCGCCGAAGTGATGCGTTACGCGGTGTCGCGCCAATCCGGCGTGGCGCTCGATTATTACTATCAGCAGTGCCAGAAGCTTGAAGGCGAGCTGTCGATGTCGACCCGGCTGGTGCAGGTCGATCAGACGCTGCAAACGCTGGCGGAAAAGGCCACCCCCGAAGAGCGTGCGCACAAGGGTGAAGAGCCGTACCGTCTGGCCGTGGCCTATATCAGTGCACGGATTTTCGCCACCGCGGTCAAGATCGGCACCTTCCATCACACGCTGCACGATGTTGCCCGCGCCGAGCCGTACAAGAGTGCGCAAGAACTCGCAGCCGATCTGGCGGTGATCGCCAATTCGCTCAAGGCGCACGGCGCCGCCAAGCTCGGCCAGGGCCGTTTGCGCCGGCTGCAGCGCGCGATCAGCGTGTTCGGTTTCCACCTGGCTCCGGTGGATATGCGCCAGAACTCGGCGATCCACGACAAGGTGATCGCCGAGCTGTTTGAAAAATCCGGCCTTGAGGATTATCTCAAGCTCGACGAAGCCAGCCGCCGTGTGGTGCTGCTGCGCGAACTCGCCAGCCCGCGTCCGCTGATCTGCCCGTATATCGACTACACCGCCGATACGCAGAAAGAAATCGACATCTATCGTGCCGCAGCGGAAATCCAGTCGCTGTATGGCGAAGCGGTGCTGCCGAACTACATCATTTCCAATTGCGAATCGGTGTCGGACATCCTCGAAGTGGCGGTGCTGCTGAACGAAGTCGGTCTGGTACAACTGGCGCCGACCACGGTCGCCAAGATCAACATCATCCCGCTGTTCGAAACGATCCCCGATCTGCGTATCTGCGGCGAGATCATGACCGAACTGTTCGCGATTCCGCAGTGGCGCCAGATGCTCGGCTGCCGTGGCGGCGTGCAGGAAGTGATGCTCGGTTATTCGGATTCGAACAAGGACGGCGGCTATCTGACGTCGAATTGGGAGCTGTACAAGGCCGAACAAACGCTGGTCAAGGTGTTCGACGCCGCCGGCTTCAAGATGCGGCTGTTCCACGGCCGTGGCGGTACGGTTGGCCGCGGTGGCGGCCCGGCCTACGATGCCATTCTGGCGCAGCCGGCCGGTTCGGTTGCGGGCCAGATCCGCATCACCGAGCAGGGCGAGGTGATTGCCGCCAAGTACGCCGACCGTGAAGTCGGTCGCCGCAACCTGGAGATCCTCGTTGCCGCAACGCTGGAAGCCAGCCTGCCCAAGCACAACGGCGAGCCGACCGATGATCCGGCTTCGCTGGCGCTGATGGATGATCTGTCGGCGCACGCCTATCGCGCTTACCGCGACCTGGTGTTCGCGACGCCGGACTTCGTCACCTATTTCCGCGAAGCGACGCCGATCAATGAAATCCCGAGCCTGAACATCGGCTCGCGTCCGGCTGCACGCAAGGCCACCAATTCGATTGGCGATCTGCGGGCGATTCCATGGGTGTTCTCGTGGTCGCAGTGCCGCTTGATGCTGCCGGGCTGGTATGGCTTCGGCACCGCGGTGACCGAATACCTCGACGCTGCTGGTGACGATGGCCTTGAAACCTTGCGCCGCCTCTATCGCGACTGGCCGTTCTTCACCTCGACGATTTCCAATATGGAAATGGTGTTGGCCAAATCGGATATCGCGATTGCCGCGCGCTATTCGGAGCTCGTCAACGATCAGGATCTGGCCCGCCGCATCTTTGGCCGTATCAAGGCCGAGTGGCAACGCGCGGTCGACGTGGTGAAGGCGATTACCGAGCACGAAGAACTGCTCGCCGATAACCCGATGCTGTCGCGCAGTCTGGATAACCGTCTGCCTTACCTTGATCCGCTCAACCATCTGCAAGTCGAGCTGCTCAAGCGTTTGCGCGGCGGGGACGAGAGCGAAGAGGTGCAGCATGCGGTGCACCTGACGATCAACGGCATTGCCGCCGGCCTGCGTAACAGCGGCTGA
- the murB gene encoding UDP-N-acetylmuramate dehydrogenase, with amino-acid sequence MIESDVDLSARNTLRLTARASRYVAVHDPAELSGLCADPELAALPWHVLGGGSNLVLPDVVDGLTLQVEIKGRRLVGEDEHAVYVAAGGGEPWHDFVMWTLAQGWGGLENLALIPGCVGAAPVQNIGAYGVEVKDTLFELSAYRLDGGAKRVFSSADCRFAYRDSVFKQEEAGRWLIAEVVFRLPKRPDLHTNYGDIDAELVNAGLPRTPAGVAQAVINVRQRKLPDPAVIGNAGSFFKNPVVPAAQRDALVAQHPQLVSYLMPGEHYKLAAGWLIEQAGWKGRRLGPVGMYEKQALVLVNHGGAQRADVAALTAAVQADVMARFGVQIEPEPVWW; translated from the coding sequence ATGATCGAATCCGACGTCGACCTCAGTGCCCGCAACACGCTCAGACTCACCGCCCGTGCCAGCCGCTACGTGGCCGTGCACGATCCAGCCGAACTGTCCGGGCTGTGCGCCGATCCCGAACTGGCGGCGTTGCCGTGGCATGTGCTGGGTGGCGGTAGCAATCTGGTGCTGCCCGACGTGGTCGACGGTTTGACGCTGCAGGTCGAGATCAAGGGCAGGCGGCTGGTCGGCGAGGACGAACACGCGGTCTACGTCGCCGCCGGTGGTGGCGAGCCCTGGCACGATTTCGTCATGTGGACGCTGGCGCAGGGCTGGGGCGGGCTGGAAAACCTGGCGCTGATCCCCGGTTGTGTTGGCGCAGCGCCGGTGCAGAACATCGGTGCCTATGGCGTCGAGGTCAAGGACACGCTGTTCGAGCTGAGCGCGTATCGGCTCGATGGCGGTGCCAAGCGCGTCTTCAGCAGCGCCGACTGTCGCTTCGCCTACCGCGATAGCGTTTTCAAGCAGGAGGAGGCGGGGCGCTGGTTGATCGCCGAAGTGGTGTTCCGCTTGCCCAAGCGTCCCGATCTGCATACCAACTACGGCGACATCGACGCCGAACTGGTCAACGCCGGTTTGCCGCGCACCCCTGCCGGCGTGGCGCAGGCGGTGATCAACGTGCGCCAGCGCAAGTTGCCCGATCCGGCGGTGATCGGCAACGCCGGCAGCTTCTTCAAGAATCCGGTCGTGCCGGCCGCACAGCGCGACGCGCTGGTGGCGCAGCATCCGCAGCTGGTGTCCTACCTGATGCCCGGTGAGCATTACAAGCTCGCCGCTGGCTGGCTGATCGAGCAGGCCGGCTGGAAAGGGCGGCGGCTCGGCCCGGTGGGCATGTACGAGAAGCAGGCGCTGGTGCTGGTCAACCACGGTGGCGCGCAGCGTGCCGATGTTGCCGCGCTGACCGCCGCGGTGCAGGCCGACGTGATGGCCCGGTTCGGCGTGCAGATCGAGCCCGAACCGGTCTGGTGGTAA